A window of the Hydrogenobacter hydrogenophilus genome harbors these coding sequences:
- a CDS encoding CDP-alcohol phosphatidyltransferase family protein, translating into MNLTKRREALKKVYTPVGVMLYKLHLPPNLITLLSLILGMASAYSFYHGKLLTGASFLILSGLFDLADGTVARLSDRASKFGAVFDWIADKWVDGFVLGTVGYFYAGPFTAITVVTASMLHSFIKPVVYSEIGYQARIKGKIKDPLEGVGFFGRPETHLTLVMFAVLERVNAPVGLSLGIKLIALLTLLSLLLRILYLYKHFGRDYE; encoded by the coding sequence ATGAACCTCACCAAGAGAAGAGAAGCTCTAAAGAAGGTTTACACACCCGTTGGCGTGATGCTTTACAAACTTCACCTTCCTCCTAACCTGATAACTCTTCTCTCTTTAATTCTTGGAATGGCATCTGCTTACTCTTTCTACCACGGGAAACTCCTAACAGGTGCCAGCTTTTTAATACTTTCTGGGCTTTTTGACCTTGCGGACGGTACAGTGGCAAGACTTTCAGATAGAGCCTCCAAGTTTGGTGCGGTCTTTGACTGGATCGCAGACAAGTGGGTAGATGGGTTCGTTTTGGGAACAGTGGGATACTTTTACGCAGGACCCTTTACTGCCATAACAGTAGTGACTGCATCCATGCTTCACTCCTTCATAAAACCCGTGGTTTATTCCGAAATAGGATACCAAGCGCGCATAAAAGGTAAGATAAAAGATCCCTTAGAGGGTGTTGGCTTTTTTGGAAGACCAGAAACGCATCTGACACTTGTAATGTTTGCGGTGTTAGAAAGAGTGAACGCCCCCGTAGGCTTATCTTTAGGCATAAAACTTATAGCTCTTTTGACCTTACTGTCTCTTCTTTTGAGAATACTTTACCTTTACAAACACTTTGGGAGGGACTATGAATAG
- the ilvC gene encoding ketol-acid reductoisomerase: MAKIYYEEDATLEPLIGKTVAILGYGSQGHAHALNLRDSGIRVVVGLHQGSKSKRKALEGGFPVLEPARAVQEADVIMFLTPDTVQPQIYKESVEPYLNPSKSLAFAHGFNIHFKQIVPPKEVDVFMVAPKGPGHLVRWMYEEGKGVPALIAIYQDASGYCKDKALAYAKAIGATRAGVIETTFKEETETDLFGEQTVLCGGVTALIKAGFETLVEAGYQPEVAYFECLHELKLIVDLIYQYGIAGMRYSISDTAKYGDVTRGERIYKLIKPLMKDILSEIQKGEFAKEWILENQAGRPVFNALLERDRRHLIEEVGEKLREMMPWITGKELK; the protein is encoded by the coding sequence ATGGCTAAGATTTACTACGAAGAAGACGCTACTCTTGAACCTCTAATAGGCAAAACTGTAGCCATCTTAGGGTATGGTAGTCAAGGACACGCTCATGCGTTAAATCTCAGAGATAGTGGGATAAGGGTAGTCGTAGGCCTACACCAAGGTAGCAAGTCTAAGCGTAAGGCTCTTGAGGGTGGTTTTCCAGTTCTTGAACCTGCAAGGGCGGTGCAAGAAGCTGACGTAATTATGTTTCTAACCCCAGACACGGTACAACCTCAAATATACAAAGAGAGTGTGGAGCCTTATCTCAATCCAAGTAAAAGTCTTGCCTTTGCTCACGGCTTTAACATACACTTCAAACAGATAGTGCCACCAAAGGAAGTAGATGTGTTTATGGTAGCACCAAAAGGACCTGGACACTTAGTAAGATGGATGTATGAAGAAGGCAAAGGTGTTCCAGCACTCATAGCTATATATCAGGATGCAAGCGGTTATTGTAAAGATAAAGCTCTTGCTTACGCAAAAGCCATAGGTGCTACAAGGGCAGGAGTGATAGAAACCACCTTTAAGGAAGAGACAGAAACGGACCTGTTTGGAGAACAGACAGTACTCTGTGGAGGTGTTACTGCGCTCATAAAGGCAGGATTTGAAACCCTTGTAGAAGCTGGTTATCAACCTGAAGTTGCTTATTTTGAATGTCTTCACGAACTTAAGCTCATCGTGGATCTTATATACCAGTATGGTATAGCGGGCATGAGGTATTCCATATCAGATACCGCTAAGTACGGTGATGTGACGCGTGGAGAAAGAATATACAAACTCATAAAACCCCTCATGAAGGACATACTTAGTGAGATACAAAAGGGAGAGTTTGCCAAGGAGTGGATATTGGAAAACCAAGCTGGAAGGCCTGTGTTTAACGCTCTTTTGGAAAGGGACAGAAGGCACCTTATAGAAGAAGTGGGTGAGAAGTTAAGGGAGATGATGCCTTGGATAACGGGTAAGGAGCTCAAATGA
- a CDS encoding prepilin peptidase gives MDYLFVFLLGSVLGSFYNVLIYRLPRRESIISPPSHCPSCGSKIRWYDNIPIISYFLLKGKCRDCFASISLRYPLVEFLSGLLALLCYFKWSLSFESFVMFVFFSLLLILSFIDWDTFTLPDSLNLGGLAFGLVSSFFRENFTFWDSVVGALVGAVPFFLIYIFYVKVRKIEGIGFGDVKLMAFIGSVAGVWGVASAVFLGSLFGLLYAIPLIIKYKNISFAVPYGPFLSLGCFVGVMLRDWLSPIILQQ, from the coding sequence ATGGATTATCTTTTTGTGTTCCTTTTGGGTAGTGTCTTGGGAAGTTTCTACAACGTGCTTATATACCGTCTTCCCAGAAGGGAGTCTATAATAAGTCCTCCTTCGCACTGTCCATCGTGCGGTTCTAAGATAAGGTGGTATGACAACATACCCATAATATCTTACTTCCTTCTAAAAGGAAAGTGTAGGGATTGTTTTGCAAGCATATCCCTTAGGTATCCTTTGGTGGAGTTTCTGTCTGGACTATTGGCACTCCTCTGCTACTTTAAATGGTCTTTAAGCTTTGAAAGTTTTGTTATGTTCGTGTTTTTTTCACTGCTTTTGATACTCTCCTTTATAGATTGGGATACCTTTACACTACCAGACAGTCTAAATTTGGGTGGGCTTGCCTTTGGGCTGGTGAGTTCCTTCTTTAGGGAAAACTTCACCTTTTGGGATAGTGTAGTGGGTGCTTTGGTGGGGGCTGTGCCCTTCTTTCTCATATACATTTTCTATGTGAAAGTCAGAAAGATAGAGGGTATAGGGTTTGGAGATGTAAAGCTTATGGCTTTTATAGGTTCTGTGGCTGGTGTTTGGGGTGTGGCATCTGCTGTATTCCTTGGTTCTTTATTTGGGCTTTTGTACGCCATTCCTCTTATCATCAAGTATAAAAACATCTCCTTTGCGGTGCCTTATGGTCCTTTCCTGTCTTTGGGATGTTTTGTGGGCGTTATGCTAAGGGATTGGTTAAGTCCTATAATCCTGCAACAGTAA
- a CDS encoding NTPase, with protein MKVVLTGPPGIGKTTLVKKVVERIKDKAVGFWTEEVRDKVKKERTGFRIVSTDGKSIIFASKFFTSKHLVGSYGVNVERFESIALPVLERALKEKDKIVVIDEVGKMELFSERFAKMVSLLLSDTKRSMLITIPIRDVHPLVKWIRRHPQVVLMELKKENRDALPEEIVNLLLQDYRT; from the coding sequence ATGAAAGTAGTCTTAACAGGTCCTCCGGGCATAGGTAAAACTACACTGGTAAAAAAAGTGGTAGAGCGGATCAAGGATAAAGCGGTAGGCTTTTGGACTGAGGAAGTAAGAGATAAAGTCAAAAAGGAAAGGACAGGCTTTAGGATAGTAAGCACAGACGGAAAGTCCATCATATTCGCAAGCAAGTTCTTCACTTCCAAACACTTGGTAGGCTCTTATGGAGTAAATGTGGAAAGGTTTGAAAGTATAGCTTTGCCAGTTCTTGAGAGAGCTTTGAAAGAAAAAGACAAGATAGTAGTTATAGACGAGGTAGGAAAGATGGAGCTCTTTTCTGAGAGGTTCGCAAAGATGGTTTCTTTACTACTTTCTGATACTAAGCGCTCCATGCTTATCACCATACCCATAAGAGACGTGCATCCCTTAGTAAAATGGATAAGAAGACATCCCCAAGTGGTGCTTATGGAATTAAAAAAAGAAAACAGAGACGCTCTGCCAGAAGAGATAGTCAATTTACTGTTGCAGGATTATAGGACTTAA
- the carB gene encoding carbamoyl-phosphate synthase large subunit, giving the protein MKKVLILGSGPNRIGQGIEFDYACVHAIYALREEGIETIMINCNPETVSTDYDTADKLYFEPIVLENVLEVIRREKPDGVFLQFGGQTPLKLSLPLKKANINILGIQPESIDIAEDRELFKQLIDRLGIKQPPSSAVRSKQEALKVAESIGYPVLVRPSYVLGGRAMRIVYDEEELISYLEEAVSVSYERPILIDKYLSDSVEVDVDAIGDGEDYLIGAVMEHIEEAGIHSGDSAACIPPYTLKEEVINAIKEQSKKIAKALSVKGLINLQFAVKNDEVFVLEVNPRASRTVPFVSKTIGYPLAKLAAKIGVGRKLRQLVPEVFDRIRKGDVHIASDFMSANKKLYAVKEVVFPWKRFPEVDPLLGPEMKSTGEVMAIDEEFGMAYYKAQLAVGNRLPTKGRVFISVADRDKEKVIDLAKGFKKIGFEVCATAGTHKFLKEHGIDTIHVLKVSEGRPHVVDMITNGEINLVINTPTGKKERSDAYYIRRAVVQYDVPYTTTVRGGYAILSAIECFIKEGGKLRVYALQDLYL; this is encoded by the coding sequence ATGAAAAAGGTTCTTATTCTTGGGAGTGGTCCTAATCGCATTGGTCAGGGTATAGAGTTTGATTACGCATGCGTGCATGCTATATACGCTTTGCGTGAGGAGGGTATAGAAACCATTATGATAAACTGCAATCCAGAAACGGTATCCACAGACTACGATACTGCGGACAAGCTATACTTTGAACCTATTGTTCTTGAAAATGTGCTTGAGGTGATCAGAAGAGAAAAGCCTGATGGCGTGTTTCTACAGTTTGGTGGGCAAACACCACTAAAACTTTCCCTTCCCCTCAAAAAAGCAAATATCAACATACTGGGCATACAGCCAGAGAGCATAGACATAGCAGAAGACAGGGAACTTTTTAAACAGCTTATAGACAGACTGGGTATAAAACAGCCACCGAGCTCTGCGGTAAGGTCAAAGCAAGAAGCACTAAAGGTAGCAGAAAGCATAGGATACCCTGTTTTGGTAAGACCCTCTTATGTGCTTGGTGGCAGAGCTATGAGGATAGTTTACGACGAGGAGGAGCTCATAAGCTATCTTGAGGAAGCAGTTAGTGTGAGCTACGAAAGACCTATACTTATAGATAAGTATCTGTCTGACAGCGTTGAGGTGGATGTAGATGCAATAGGTGATGGGGAAGACTATCTTATTGGTGCGGTTATGGAACACATAGAAGAGGCAGGTATTCATTCAGGAGACAGTGCGGCATGCATACCACCCTACACACTAAAGGAAGAGGTTATAAATGCAATAAAAGAACAGTCCAAAAAAATAGCCAAAGCACTTTCTGTGAAAGGTCTTATAAACCTACAGTTTGCGGTAAAGAACGATGAGGTTTTTGTGCTTGAGGTCAACCCCAGAGCTTCCCGAACTGTGCCTTTTGTAAGCAAAACTATAGGGTATCCTCTTGCAAAACTTGCAGCCAAGATAGGTGTAGGTAGAAAGCTAAGACAGTTAGTCCCAGAGGTTTTTGATAGAATAAGAAAGGGAGATGTGCATATTGCGAGCGACTTTATGAGTGCAAACAAAAAGCTATACGCGGTAAAGGAAGTGGTGTTTCCTTGGAAAAGGTTTCCGGAAGTAGACCCACTGCTTGGACCAGAGATGAAAAGCACGGGAGAGGTTATGGCTATAGATGAAGAGTTTGGGATGGCATACTACAAGGCTCAGCTTGCGGTAGGCAACAGATTACCCACAAAAGGAAGAGTTTTTATAAGCGTTGCGGACAGGGACAAGGAAAAGGTCATTGATCTTGCCAAAGGGTTCAAAAAAATAGGCTTTGAAGTTTGTGCCACCGCAGGCACTCACAAGTTTTTAAAGGAGCACGGGATAGACACCATACATGTCCTAAAGGTGTCCGAAGGAAGACCCCATGTAGTGGATATGATAACTAACGGGGAGATAAACTTGGTGATAAACACACCAACGGGCAAAAAAGAAAGAAGCGATGCCTATTACATAAGGAGGGCGGTAGTGCAGTATGATGTTCCATACACCACAACAGTCAGAGGAGGCTATGCCATACTTTCAGCCATTGAGTGTTTCATAAAGGAAGGGGGAAAGCTAAGGGTTTATGCGCTACAGGACCTATACTTATGA
- a CDS encoding RNA-guided endonuclease TnpB family protein, with protein sequence MLKAYRYRIYPNKEQEEFFAKTFGACRFVWNKMLEGKLNALNNKEKLPKITPAKYKKQYQFLREVDSLALANVQLNQEKAFRDYFKNKKHFGLPKFKKKKDKQSYTTNNQGNTIRIDFEKQLLYLPKVKTGIKIKLHRIFEGKIKSATITKTKSGNYYVSILVETDKVQNKIKQPKSKICGIDLGLKDFAIITNDNGSCKIENPKYLVRAEKRLKRLQRQLSRKQKGSNNYKKTREKIAKLHEYISNARNDFLHKTSKAIIDENQVIVVEGLSVKALQQSMLSKLVSDVSWGTFLRYLEYKANWYGRELIIVDRFYPSSKTCSVCGYINTQLRLSNRYWECPECNTFHDRDINASKNLYKVGLSRVGTTRTQACGECSDGGTMIYHRSTSQHSMKQEATTSVSGSSSLSSL encoded by the coding sequence ATGCTAAAAGCATACAGATACAGAATATATCCAAACAAAGAGCAAGAGGAGTTCTTTGCTAAAACATTTGGAGCATGTCGCTTTGTCTGGAATAAAATGCTTGAAGGAAAGTTAAATGCGTTGAATAATAAAGAAAAATTACCAAAAATCACTCCTGCTAAATACAAAAAGCAATACCAATTTTTAAGAGAAGTTGATAGTTTAGCATTAGCTAATGTTCAGTTAAACCAAGAAAAAGCTTTTAGGGATTATTTTAAAAACAAAAAACATTTTGGACTACCTAAATTCAAAAAGAAAAAAGATAAACAATCATACACTACAAATAATCAAGGGAACACTATAAGAATAGATTTTGAAAAACAATTGCTTTACTTACCAAAAGTGAAAACCGGAATAAAAATAAAACTTCATAGGATTTTTGAAGGAAAAATTAAATCTGCTACAATAACAAAGACAAAAAGTGGAAATTATTATGTAAGCATATTAGTAGAAACAGACAAAGTTCAAAATAAAATAAAACAACCAAAATCAAAAATATGTGGAATAGATTTAGGACTTAAAGATTTTGCAATAATTACAAATGATAATGGAAGCTGTAAAATAGAAAATCCAAAATATCTTGTAAGAGCCGAAAAAAGATTAAAAAGACTACAAAGACAATTATCAAGAAAACAAAAAGGCTCTAACAACTATAAGAAAACAAGGGAAAAAATAGCAAAATTACACGAATACATATCCAATGCAAGAAATGATTTTTTACACAAGACATCCAAAGCCATTATTGACGAAAACCAAGTCATAGTGGTGGAGGGTTTATCTGTTAAAGCTTTACAACAGTCAATGCTCTCTAAATTAGTCTCTGATGTATCATGGGGAACATTCTTGAGATATTTAGAGTATAAGGCAAATTGGTATGGTAGAGAATTGATTATCGTAGACAGATTTTATCCATCATCTAAAACTTGCAGTGTGTGTGGATATATCAATACTCAATTAAGATTATCTAATAGATATTGGGAATGCCCAGAATGTAATACCTTCCACGATAGAGACATAAATGCAAGTAAAAATTTGTATAAAGTAGGATTAAGTAGGGTTGGAACGACCCGAACTCAGGCCTGTGGAGAATGCTCTGACGGCGGAACGATGATTTATCATCGGTCTACGAGTCAACATTCTATGAAGCAGGAAGCTACCACTTCTGTAAGTGGTAGTAGTTCACTTTCTTCGCTATGA